A window from Theobroma cacao cultivar B97-61/B2 chromosome 3, Criollo_cocoa_genome_V2, whole genome shotgun sequence encodes these proteins:
- the LOC18606197 gene encoding AP2/ERF and B3 domain-containing transcription factor At1g51120 isoform X1: MVGSSNSNKIIPCRKNSQYRMRSSCSSGRMSSSRFRGVLALNNSKWGARISLKYRAYWLGTYQVEEEAAIAYDRAALKLHRSDSPLNFPWKIYTAQEKLFQSSYSNEEIMSMIKDKTYTSNLTSFLARESLVRRSMSGCLINAKGISHQLLFHKKLTQTDVAQIKGCHIPKEYALQYLPPLGNSSDGGQMRNDSVDLTFYDKFYRPWTFRYSYWCSTKTFLFTKGWRHFVAMNNLNIADTIMVYGCAFVEEGQSRNFYMIDIHRNDAANYIVGRDAEQGIGTQPNIVDNGAHVDGISGVERKNGVKLFGIQIA; encoded by the coding sequence ATGGTAGGAAGTTCTAACTCAAACAAAATTATCCCATGTCGTAAGAACTCACAGTACAGAATGAGAAGCAGCTGCAGCAGTGGCAGGATGTCCTCCTCAAGATTCAGAGGGGTACTTGCACTTAATAATAGTAAATGGGGTGCTCGGATCTCCCTCAAGTACAGGGCATACTGGCTTGGGACATATCAAGTGGAAGAGGAGGCAGCTATTGCTTATGATAGAGCAGCCCTCAAGTTGCACAGAAGTGACTCTCCCCTTAACTTCCCCTGGAAGATTTACACAGCTCAGGAGAAATTATTCCAGAGTTCGTACTCAAATGAGGAGATCATGAGTATGATCAAGGACAAGACATATACATCTAACTTGACCAGTTTCCTTGCACGGGAATCTCTTGTAAGGAGAAGTATGTCTGGGTGCCTAATAAACGCTAAGGGAATCTCACATCAGTTGTTATTTCATAAGAAGCTGACACAGACAGATGTTGCTCAAATCAAAGGCTGTCACATCCCCAAGGAATATGCGTTGCAGTACTTGCCCCCACTTGGCAACAGCTCAGATGGAGGTCAAATGAGAAATGACTCGGTTGATCTAACTTTCTACGACAAATTTTACCGTCCTTGGACTTTCCGCTATTCATATTGGTGTAGCACCAAGACCTTCCTGTTTACGAAGGGCTGGAGACACTTTGTTGCAATGAATAACTTGAATATTGCAGACACTATCATGGTTTATGGATGTGCCTTTGTAGAGGAAGGACAGAGCAGAAACTTTTACATGATCGATATACATCGGAATGATGCAGCAAACTACATTGTTGGCAGGGATGCAGAGCAAGGAATTGGCACACAGCCCAACATTGTTGACAATGGTGCACATGTGGATGGAATCAGTGGAGTTGAGAGAAAAAATGGGGTTAAGCTTTTTGGAATCCAAATAGCTTAA
- the LOC18606197 gene encoding AP2/ERF and B3 domain-containing transcription factor At1g51120 isoform X2: protein MRSSCSSGRMSSSRFRGVLALNNSKWGARISLKYRAYWLGTYQVEEEAAIAYDRAALKLHRSDSPLNFPWKIYTAQEKLFQSSYSNEEIMSMIKDKTYTSNLTSFLARESLVRRSMSGCLINAKGISHQLLFHKKLTQTDVAQIKGCHIPKEYALQYLPPLGNSSDGGQMRNDSVDLTFYDKFYRPWTFRYSYWCSTKTFLFTKGWRHFVAMNNLNIADTIMVYGCAFVEEGQSRNFYMIDIHRNDAANYIVGRDAEQGIGTQPNIVDNGAHVDGISGVERKNGVKLFGIQIA, encoded by the coding sequence ATGAGAAGCAGCTGCAGCAGTGGCAGGATGTCCTCCTCAAGATTCAGAGGGGTACTTGCACTTAATAATAGTAAATGGGGTGCTCGGATCTCCCTCAAGTACAGGGCATACTGGCTTGGGACATATCAAGTGGAAGAGGAGGCAGCTATTGCTTATGATAGAGCAGCCCTCAAGTTGCACAGAAGTGACTCTCCCCTTAACTTCCCCTGGAAGATTTACACAGCTCAGGAGAAATTATTCCAGAGTTCGTACTCAAATGAGGAGATCATGAGTATGATCAAGGACAAGACATATACATCTAACTTGACCAGTTTCCTTGCACGGGAATCTCTTGTAAGGAGAAGTATGTCTGGGTGCCTAATAAACGCTAAGGGAATCTCACATCAGTTGTTATTTCATAAGAAGCTGACACAGACAGATGTTGCTCAAATCAAAGGCTGTCACATCCCCAAGGAATATGCGTTGCAGTACTTGCCCCCACTTGGCAACAGCTCAGATGGAGGTCAAATGAGAAATGACTCGGTTGATCTAACTTTCTACGACAAATTTTACCGTCCTTGGACTTTCCGCTATTCATATTGGTGTAGCACCAAGACCTTCCTGTTTACGAAGGGCTGGAGACACTTTGTTGCAATGAATAACTTGAATATTGCAGACACTATCATGGTTTATGGATGTGCCTTTGTAGAGGAAGGACAGAGCAGAAACTTTTACATGATCGATATACATCGGAATGATGCAGCAAACTACATTGTTGGCAGGGATGCAGAGCAAGGAATTGGCACACAGCCCAACATTGTTGACAATGGTGCACATGTGGATGGAATCAGTGGAGTTGAGAGAAAAAATGGGGTTAAGCTTTTTGGAATCCAAATAGCTTAA
- the LOC18606198 gene encoding ubiquitin carboxyl-terminal hydrolase 3, protein MATPDESPSAKRWLPLEANPDVMNQFLWGLGLPEDEAECCDVYGLEDELLAMVPQPVLAVLFLFPITSQTEEERLEQENEKRDASNKVYFMKQTVGNACGTIGLLHSVGNITSEIKLQEGSFLDRFFKSTASMDALERAAFIEKDREMEVAHSVAATAGETEASDNVDTHFICFTCVDGELYELDGRKSGPISHGASSPSSLLQDAAKVIRGMIQKNPESLNFNVIALSKKVGGGF, encoded by the exons ATGGCAACGCCAGACGAAAGTCCTTCTGCTAAGAGATGGCTTCCTCTCGAAGCTAACCCCGATGTCATGAACcag TTTCTTTGGGGCCTGGGTCTTCCAGAGGATGAGGCAGAGTGCTGCGATGTTTACGGCTTGGAGGATGAACTCTTAGCTATGGTCCCACAGCCTGTTCTTGCtgtgctttttctttttccaataaCTTCTCAG ACTGAAGAAGAGAGATTGGAGCAGGAAAATGAGAAGAGG GATGCTagcaacaaagtttatttcaTGAAACAAACCGTGGGAAATGCTTGTGGAACGATTGGGCTTCTTCATTCTGTTGGAAATATCACTTCAGAAATCAAGCTTC AAGAGGGATCATTTTTAGATAGGTTTTTCAAATCTACTGCAAGCATGGATGCATTGGAG CGTGCAGCATTTATTGAGAAAGACAGAGAAATGGAAGTGGCTCACTCAGTTGCAGCTACAGCTGGTGAAACAGAG GCTTCTGACAATGTGGACACTCACTTTATCTGCTTCACTTGTGTTGATG GGGAACTTTATGAGCTTGATGGAAGGAAGTCAGGACCAATATCTCATGGTGCTTCCTCACCAAGTAGCTTATTGCAG GATGCGGCCAAAGTCATACGGGGCATGATCCAGAAAAATCCCGAGTCACTCAACTTCAATGTTATTGCACTTTCTAAGAAAGTGGGGGGTGGATTTTAA